DNA from Roseomonas gilardii subsp. gilardii:
CCACCGAGGTGTTGTTGCCGAAGATGCCGATGCCCTGGGCGAAGAGCCAGGTGATGACGGCGGCCATCATCAGCGTCACCAGCAGGGCGGCCAGGAAGGCGATGCGGTATCGTCCGCCCGCCTTCTCCCGCAGCAGCGGATCGGCGACGGTGCCGACCAGGGAGCCGTAGCTGGCCTCGCGCGGCAGCAGCCCGTCGGTGGCGCCGCTCATGCCCCGTCCTCCAGCCCCGGATGGGCGTTGCGGACGGCGCCGAGATAGGTGGTGCGCGGCCGCGTCCCCAGCTCACCCAGCAGGGCGTAGTGCTGCGGCTCCCGCCGCAGCGCCGCCACGGCGGAGCCTGCCGCCGTCAGGTCGCCGAAGCTGATGGCCTGGGCCGGGCAGGCATTCTGGCAGGCGGTGCGCACCTCGTCGGCGTGGAGCGGCCGGTCCTCCTTCTCCGCGGCGCGGCGGGCGGCGCTGATGCGCTGGGTGCAGTAGGTGCATTTCTCCATCACCCCGCGCGCCCGCACCGTCACCTCCGGATTGTGCTGCGCCGCCACCACCGGGTCGCCGAGGTTCTTGTATTCCTGGCCGTCGTTGTAGCCGAAGAAGTTGAAGCGCCGGACCTTGTAGGGGCAGTTGCCCTGGCAGAAGCGCGTGCCGATGCAGCGGTTGTAGACCTGCACGTTCAGCCCCTCGCTGTCATGCACGGAGGCGGCGACGGGGCAGACCGGCTCGCAGGGCGCCTGCTCGCAATGCATGCAGGGCACGGGCTGGAAGCCGGGGCGCGGGTCCGCCTCCGCCTCGCTCTGCCAGTAGGTGTCCACGCGCAGCCAGGCCATGTGGCGGCCCCGCGCCACCTCCTCCGGCCCGACCACGGGCACGCTGTTCTCCGCCTGGCAGGCGATGACGCAGGCGTTGCAGCCGATGCAGAGCGTCGTGTCGATCACCATGGCCCATTGCGGGTGGCTGGCCGGCACACTCTCCGCACGCGCCCCCGTGGGCCGGTTGCCGGGCAGCAGGCTGGGTGGCGTGGCCTGCGGCGGCGCCTCCCGCCCGGCCAGTTCCCCCAGGCCGAAGGCGCGGAACAGGCTGTGCCGGTCGCCTTCCAGCCCATGCGCGTCCAGCGGGCGCAGGACCTCGCCACGATGGCCGGTCTTCGCCAGGGCGAGGCCCGCCCCGCCCCAGGGCGCCGCGCTGTCCCGCAGCGCATAGGCATTCGCGCCCAGCCCGTCGCCGATCGAGCCCGCCCGCTGCCGTCCGTGGCCGAGGCTCAGCGCCGCCACGCCCGGCGCCATGCCGGGCAGCGGCAGGGCCGGTGCCTCCAGATGCCGCCCGCGCCAGTCCAGCGCCACCATGTCGCCCGCCTCCAGGCCGCGCCGCCGGGCTTCCTCCGGCGCCAGCAGCAGCGCATTGCCCCAGACCTGCCGGGTCAGCGGCTTCGGGCATTCCTGCAGCCAGGCATTGTTGGCGAAGCGTCCGTCCCAGCAGGCGGGGTCGGGTCGCAGCGCGAGGACCAGCCCGGCCTCCAGCGGCATGGCGCGCAGTTCCGGCAGGCGTGGCTCCGGCGGCATCACCGGGGCGGGCGCGCTGTCCGGCACCACCCCGTCATGCAGGGCCTGCCGCCACCAGGTCTCGAATTCCGCCTCGGGCACCACCCCCTGCCAGGTGGCGCGGAGTTCCGCCTGTGGGTCGCTGCCGAGCCGCCCGAGCAGCGCCGCCAGGGCCTGGACAGGCGAGACCGTGTCGTGGAGCGGCTTGATCAGCGGCTGCGCGAGGTTGACCGTGCCATCCGTGGCCCGGGCATCGCCCCAGTCCTCCAGCGGATGTGTCATCGGCACATGCCACCGGCAGGCGGCGGCGGTCTCGTCGAAAGAGCCGCCCAGATGCAGGGTGAAGGCACCGCTCTTCCCCAGCGCCTCCGCGAAGCCGAGATCGGCGGGGGCGTCATAGGCGGGGTTGCGGTCCAGGATCAGCAGCGTCTCCGCCGATCCGTCGCGCAGCGCCTCCGCCAGCGCGGCGAGATCCTCCGGCGCCTGCGCCCCCAGGGGTTCGCGGTACTCGACCGGGGCGCCGAGCCGGTGGTTGGCCCAGTGCACCAGCGCCTGCACCTCCGGCGGCTGCCAGGGGCCGGCCAGGACCAGCCCTTCCCCGGGCCGCGCCCGCAGATCCGCCAGCGCGGCCTCCAGCCAGCGCGCCATGGCGGGGTCCAGGGCCGGAGCCTCCAATGGGGCCCCCAGCCCGGCGGCCAGGGCGATGGCGAGGTCCCGCAGCCCGGCGGGCGGCAGGGCGAGGCGGTGATCCGCCTTGGCGCCCGTCAGGCTGGGCACGGATTCCGCGACATAGAGGCGCGAGAAGTCCTCGCCCCGCCCGCCCCGTGCCTGCCGGTGCCGGGCGAAGCCGCGCGCATGGCGCGGCTGGTCCGGCCCGGGGCCGAGCGGATCGGCATCCAGCGCCAGGATGGTGGTGGCCCGGTCCAGGCGCGGCAGGGCATCGAGCGGCCGCCCGAAGGCCAGTGCGGCGCCCGCGCGCGCGTTCTCCTCCCCCGCCGGTTCATGCGCGTGCCAGCGCAGGCCCGGGAAGCGGGCGCGCAATTCGCCGATCAGCCGCAGCAGGGTGGGCGAGGTGAGGTGCCCCGTCAGCAGGTGCAGCCCGGCGCCGCCCCGCGCCTCCGCCTTGCGGAGCTGCGGCAGCAGGGCGGAAAAGAGCGCCTCGCGCGGCGCGATCCGGATGCCCTGACGCACGGCGCGGGAACGGTCCGGATCGTAGAGCGACAGGATCGCCGCCTCGGTGAAGGCATCGGTGCCGCCGAGGCTGCCGGGATGCGCGGCATTGCCTTCCAGCTTCACCGGGCGGCCCTCGAAGCAGGTGGCGATCACGCCGCGCGCGTAGCCGTTCAGCGTCAGCGCCGTGGCATAGCGCATCGGCACGCCGGGGACGACGTTCTCCGGCTGCTCCACATAGGGGACGATCTCCTCCGCCGGCTCGCCACAGGCGGTGAGGCCCAGCGCCGTGCCCAGCAGCGCGAGCCCGGCCCGGCGCCGGCTCATCACCGGCCCGCCCTCGCGGGCCTCGGCGGAAATGCCGTTCAGCGGTGGCAGCGGGAGCATTCCGTCAGCCCCTCCGTCTGGATCATGTAATGGCGGATCAGCGCCTCCCCCTGCCGCCGCCGGTCGGCGGGCGGCGTCCAGTCCATACGGGTGATGGCATCCTCCGGCCGCAGGTTCGGCGCCGGGTCGCGGTGGCAGTCCAGGCACCAGCCCATGGTCAGCGGCGCCACCTGCCGGACTTGCGGCATCCGGTCGATCTCGCCATGGCAGGTGGCGCAGCCGACGCCGTTGCGCACATGCACGCTGTGGTCGAAGAAGACGTAGTCCGGCAGGCGGTGGACGCGCTGCCAGGCGATCGGCACATGCTTCGCGAGACTTTCGCGCACCGGCGCCAGGATCGCGGCATCGGTCCAGATCTGCGAATGGCAGGTCATGCAGGTTTCCGTCGGCGGCATGCCGGCGAAGCGGGATTCCGCGACGGTGGTGTGGCAGTAGCGGCAGTCGAGGCCAAGGCTGCCGACATGATGCGCGTGGCTGAACTGCACGGGCTGTTCCACCACCAGATCCTGCCGCGTCACATGCGCGGTGAAGGGCAGCCAGAGCAGCAGGCCGAGCCCGCCCAGGATGGACAAAAGGACAGACAGGAGCCCGGCACGGGCCAGCGTATCGGCCTGCGGGGAGAAGATCTGCGGCATGGCGCCGCTCAGGCGCCGCCGGACGGGCCGGGGCCGGAAAGGCGCACCCGCGCGGATGGTTGCGGGCAACAGCCCTTCGTGAATCGCATCGTGACGTTCGGAGACCTGTTGTTGCGGCGAAAGCTGAACCAGCCCTCGCGGGATGAGAACGGCCCCGCCCGCCCCAGCCGATCAACAGGGCGAGATGACATCCGGGAAGATCGGCCGAACTCGCGCTGTGGTGATCCGCGCCCCCGGCCCGGCACCTCGCAGGCTGCTCCACCCGCCCTCCCCTGGCCCGCCGGGGTGATGCCGGGCTATGAGGAAGCCAGGCCCCGGACAGCCGGCCAGCGGCCCGGCCCCCGGGAACGGGCGGGAACGGCCGCCACGGCGATGGGCGCCGGCGGGCGCGGCCAGCCGGCCCTCACCAGCCATCGGACCATACATGACAGCGACGCAATACATCCTGACCTTGTCCTGCCCGAACCGGCCCGGCATCGTGGCGGCGGTGGCCGGCTGCATCTTCGAACATGGCGGCAATATCCGCGAGGCGCAGCAGTACGACGACACGGAGAGCACCCGCTTCTTCGCGCGCATCACCCTCGACCATCCCGAGGACCGGCTGGACCTGGCGGCGCTGCGGCAGGGCTTCGGCAAGGTCGCGGAACGCTTCGGCATGTCCTGGAGCCTGCGCGACCGGGGCGAGCGGCAGCGCGTCATGCTGCTGGTGTCCCGCTTCGACCACTGCCTCGCCGACATCCTCTACCGCTGGCGCATCGGGGAGCTGCCGATGACCCCGACGGCCATCGTCTCCAACCATCCGCGGGAGACCTACGCGCATCTCGATTTCACCGGCATCCCCTTCCACCACCTGCCGGTGACGAAGGCGAACAAGCGGGAACAGGAGGAGCGGATCTGGTCGCTGGTGCGGGAGACGGGCACGGATCTGGTGGTCCTGGCGCGCTACATGCAGATCCTCTCCGACGACCTCGCCGGGAAGCTGGCGGGGCGCTGCATCAACATCCACCATTCCTTCCTGCCGGGCTTCAAGGGCGCGCGCCCCTATCACCAGGCGCATGCGCGCGGCGTGAAGCTCATCGGCGCCACGGCGCACTACGTCACCGCCGATCTCGACGAGGGCCCCATCATCGAGCAGGACGTGGAGCGCATCAGTCACAACGACACGCCCGAGGACCTGATCCGCCAGGGCCGCGACATCGAGCGCCGCGTCCTGTCCCGCGCCCTGCTCTGGCAGCTCGAAGGGCGCATCCTGCTCAACGGCAGCCGCACGGTGGTGTTCCGGGACTGATCCGGACGGACGCGCGGCGGGGCCGGGCCGGTTGCCGCCGCCCGGACTTCGCGGAACACTGGCCTCCGGACGGCTACCCAAGGCCGCCGGAGGAGAACGCCAGGATGAAACGCCGCACACTCGCCCTCGGGGCGCCGGGCCTGATCCTCGCCGCCACGGGCGTGGCGGAAGCGCAGGGCAGCGTTTCCGGGAATCCGCCCGCGCCGCGCCCGGATGCCGCCCGTCCCGCCTCGGCCGCCCTGCCGGCGCCGCCGGTCGCGGGCGGCGCGGGGTCCTGGGTGACGAGCTGGGCCGCCTCGGTCCAGGGACCCTATCCGGCGGGCAATCCCTCGGCCCAGCCGGACCAGCGCTTCGCCATCCCGGAACCGGCGCAGGGCCTGCGCGACCAGACGCTGCGGCTGGTTCTGCGGCCCACGGTCTGGGGCTCCCAGGCGCGGCTGCGCTTCTCCAACGCCTTCGGCACCCGTCCCCTGCGGATCGAGGATGTGCATGCCGGGCTGCAGCTCGGCGGCGCGGCGCTTCTGCCCGGCAGCAACCGCCCGGTGCGCTTCGGCGGCGAGACGGGCGTGACGATCCCGCCCGGCGGGCAGGCCTGGTCGGACCCGGTGGCGCTGTCCCTGCCCGGCGACGCGGCCTCCCCGCTGCTGGCCGGGCGCAAGCTGGCCGTCTCCCTCCACCTCCCCGGCCAGACCGGGCCGATGACCTGGCACGCCAAGGCGATGCAGACCTCCTACCTCTCCCCACCCGGCGCCGGATCGCGGGGCGCGGAGGAGGGCGAGGCCGCCTTCCCCTATTCCGTGGCCTCCTGGTTCTTCCTCGACGCGGTGGACATGGCGGCGCCGGCCGGCACGCCCGTGGTGGTCTGCCTCGGCGATTCCATCACCGACGGCACCGCCTCCACCATGAATGGCGACGACCGCTGGCCGGACGTGCTGTGGCGGCGCCTCGCCGCGGCGTCGGAGCGGCCGGTCGCGGTGGTGAATGCCGGGATCGGCGGCAACCAGGTGGCCGGCCCGCCGGAATACGGGCCGGAAAAGCCCTTCGCCGGCGGCCCCTCCGCCCTGTCGCGGCTGGAGCGGGACGTCATCTCCCTGTCCGGGGTGACGGCGGTGATCTGGCTGGAGGGCATCAACGACTTCAGCCGCAACGGCAATGCCTCGCTCGACACGGTGCGCGACGCGATGCGGGAAGGCGTGCGCCGGCTGCGCGCCGGCATCCCCGGCCTGCGGGTGATCGGCGCCACGCTGCCCTCCGCGCTGGGCAGCAGCAGCGCCGCGCATGGCCATGCCGAACAGGACGAGAAGCGGCGCGGGCTGAACGCCTTCATCCGCGATTCCGGCCTGTTCGACGCGGTGGCGGATTTCGAGCGCGTCACGCTCGACCCCGCGACCGGCGGGCTGCGGCCGGAGATGGTGCCGGAATCCACCACCGGCGGCCCGGGCGACAAGCTGCACCCGAACCGCGCCGGCTATCTCGCCATGGGGACGAGCATCGCGCCGGAACTGCTCCTGCCGAAGCGCTGACACGCGCGGCCCGCCGGAGGGCGGGCGGCGGGGTTCACGGGCGGGGAGACCGGGCTAGGCTCCCCTCCCCCATCACACGGAGGCCAGAAGACCATGACGAACCGATCCATGCCGCGCGGCCGCGCCGCGTTCCTGGCTGTCGCGGCGAGCGGGCTGCTCGGCCTCGCCGCCTGTGCCGCGCCGCCCTCCGGCACCACCCAATCTGGCACCACCCCGCCTGGGGCGCAGGCCGGTTCCGCGACATCGCCGGGAGCCCGCCCCGTGGCCGCCACGCCGGACCAGCCCCTGGAAGGCGTCGCCTGGCGCCTGACGCAACTGGACGGGCAGCCCGTCCCCCCTGCGCAGGACCAGCGCGCGCCCTATCTGCAGTTCGATGCGCAGAACAAGCGGGTCTCCGGCTCCGGAGGCTGCAACCGCCTGACCGGCGCCTATCTGTCCGGCCCGGGCACGCTGCGGATCGGCCCCGTGGCCAGCACCCGCATGGCCTGCCTCGGCCAGGGCGCGGGACAGCGCGAGACGCGCTTCTTCGCCGTGCTGGAAGCGACCACCGGCTACCGCATCACGGGGCGCGAGCTGACCCTGACCGATGGCAGCGGCCAGGCCCTGGCCGTGCTGGAGGAAGCGACGCTGCGCTGAGGCGGATACAGGCCGCTTTCAGGACCGGCCGGGCGTTTCCGCCCAGCCGGGTCCGGCCTTAGCGGCCCAGGCCGTCCCAGAACTCCTTCACCTTGGCGAAGAAGCCCTCGGATTCCGGCGAGGACCGGTCGCCCTCCCGCGCCTCAGCCTCGAACTGCTCCAGCAGCTCGCGCTGGCGAGGGGAGAGGTTCTGCGGCGTCTCGACGCTGACCTGGACATACATGTCGCCGCGCGCCGCCGAGCGGAGCACGGAGAAGCCCTTGCCGCGCAGGCGGAACTGATCGCCCGCCTGGGTTCCCTGCGGGATGGTGACGCGGGCGCGGCCGCCGTCGATGGTCGGCACCTCGACCGCCCCGCCCAGCGCCGCCTGGGTCATGCGCAGCGGCACGCGGACGAAGATGTTGTTGCCGTCGCGCACGAAGAGCGGATGCGTGCGCACGCCGATATCCACATAGAGGTCGCCCGAGGGCGCGCCACGCAGCCCCGCCTCGCCCTCGCCGGACAGGCGGATGCGCGTGCCGTCCTCGACACCCGCCGGGACGGTGACGTTCAGGGTGCGGTCGCGCTGCACGCGGCCGGCGCCCTGGCAGACCTTGCAGGGGTTCTTCACCGTGCGGCCGGTGCCGCCGCAGGTCGGGCAGGTGCGCTCCACCAGGAAGAAGCCCTGCTGCGCCCGGACCTTGCCCGCGCCATGGCAGGTCGCGCAGGTCTGCACGGAGGCCTTGCCGCCCTCGGCGCCCGAGCCGTCGCAGGCCTCGCAGGCCACGGAGCTGGGCACGCGGATGGTCTTCTTGACCCCGGCGAAGGCTTCCTCGAGGGTGATCTCGATGCTGGTGCGCAGGTCCGAGCCACGGCCCGCCGCCGCGCCGCCCCGGCCACGGGCGCCGCCGGCACCGCCGCCGAAATTGGCGCCGAACATCTGCTCGAAGATGTCCTCAAAGGGCGAGCCGGAGAAGCCGCCGCCGAAGCCCCCGGCCCCGCCGCCACCGCCGCCCTCGAAGGCGGCATGGCCATAGCGGTCATAGGCGGCGCGCTTCTCGGCATCCTTGAGGACGTCGTAAGCCTCGTTGAGCTCCTTGAACCGCGTCTCGGCGCTCTTGTCGCCCTGGTTGCGGTCCGGATGGTACTTCATGGCGAGCTTGCGATAGGCCTTCTTCAGCTCGTCCTCGCCCGCGTCACGGGCGCAACCCAGAATCTCGTAGTAATCGCGCTTTGCCATCGTTGTCCCGTTCGCAGGGCGTGCCCGGCCCGGTGATGCCGATCACCGGACCAGCCAATTTTCCCCATGGCCTGCCAATCCGCGGCTGCCGCAGGCAGGACACCAGGGGCGCTTCATAGCAAAACGCCCGGCCCGGGGGGCGAAATCCCCACGGGCCGGGCGCCGTGCCCTACAGCGCCAGCGGGCCTCCCGGCCCGTCAGCCCTGGTTCTTCTTGTTGTGGTCCACATCCTCGAACTCGGCGTCCACCACCTTGCTGCCGTCGCCCGGCTGGCCACCGGCCGCACTGGCGCCCGGGCCGGCCCCGGCGCGCCCTGGGAGGACGGGCCGGAAGCGCCCTGGGCCTCGGACTGGGCGCGGTACATCGCCTCGCCCATCTTCATGGCCGCGGCGGAGAGCCGCTCGGTCGCCTGCTTCAGCGTCTCGGCATCGCCGTTCTCGCGGGCCGACTTCGCCGCTTCCAGCGCGCCCTCGACCTCGCCCTTCTCCGCCGCGCCGACCTTGTCGCCGGCCTCGGCCAGCGTCTTCTCGGTCTGGTGGATCAGGGCTTCGAGGTTGTTGCGCGCCTCGACCGCCTCACGCCGCTTCTTGTCCACCTCGGCATTCGCCTCGGCATCCTTGACCATGCGCTCGATGTCGGACTCGCTCAGGCCGGAGCGGGCCTGGATCTTGATGTTCTGCTCCTTGCCGGTGGCCTTGTCCTTGGCGCTCACGGACACGATGCCGTTCGCGTCGATGTCGAAGGTCACCTCGATCTGCGGCACGCCGCGCGGCGCGGGCGGGATGCCCTGCAGGTCGAAATTGCCGAGCAGCTTGTTGTCCGCCGCCATCTCGCGCTCGCCCTGGAAGACCTTGATGGTCACCGCCGTCTGGTTGTCGTCGGCGGTGGAGAAGGTTTGGGACTTCTTGGTCGGGATGGTGGTGTTGCGGTCGATCAGCCGGGTGAAGACGCCGCCCAGAGTCTCGATGCCCAGGCTCAGCGGGGTCACGTCGAGCAGCAGGACGTCCTTCACCTCGCCCTTCAGCACCGCGCCCTGGATGGCGGCGCCGATGGCGACGACCTCGTCCGGGTTCACGTTGCGGGCGGGGTCCTTGCCGAAGAACTGCTTCACCGTCTCGATGATCTTGGGCATGCGGGTCATGCCGCCGACCAGGATCACCTCGTCGATCTCGTTGGCCGCGAGGCCCGCATCCTTCAGCGCGTTGCGGCAGGGCTCCAGCGTCCGCTGCACCAGATCCTCGACCAGCGCCTCCAGCTTCGCGCGCGTCAGCTGCAGCACGAGGTGCTTCGGGCCGGTCGCGTCGGCGGTGATGAAGGGCAGGTTGATCTCGGTCTGCTTGGCCGAGGACAGCTCGATCTTCGCCTTCTCGGCGGCCTCCTTGAGGCGCTGCAGGGCGAGCTTGTCGCCACGCAGGTCGATGCCGTTCTCCTTCTTGAACTCGTCGGCCAGGTAGTCGATCACCCGCTGGTCGAAGTCCTCGCCGCCCAGGAAGGTGTCGCCGTTGGTGGACTTCACCTCGAAGACGCCGTCGCCGATCTCCAGCACGGAGACGTCGAAGGTGCCGCCGCCGAGGTCATAGACCACGATCGTGCCGGAGTTCTTCTTGTCGAGGCCGTAGGCCAGCGCGGCGGCCGTCGGCTCGTTGATGATGCGCAGCACCTCGAGGCCCGCGATGCGGCCGGCCTCCTTGGTGGCCTGGCGCTGGGCATCGTTGAAATAGGCCGGGACGGTGATGACGGCCTGGGAGACGGGCTCGCCGAGGTAGTTCTCGGCGGTCTCCTTCATCTTGCCGAGGACGAAGGCGCTGATCTGCTGCGGCGCCATCTTGTCGCCGCGCGCCTCCACCCAGGCGTCGCCATTGTCGGCGCGGATGATGTGGAAGGGGGCGAGGCTCTTCTCCTTCTGCACCATCGGATCGTCGAAGCGACGGCCGATCAGGCGCTTCACGGCATAGAGCGTGTCGGTGGGGTTGGTCACCGCCTGGCGCTTCGCGGCCTGGCCGACCAGACGCTCGCCATTCTTGGTGAAGGCGACCATGGAGGGCGTCGTGCGCGCGCCCTCGGCATTCTCCAGCACCCGGGCTTCGCCGCCTTCCATGATGGCGACGCAGGAATTCGTGGTGCCGAGGTCGATGCCGATAACTTTGCTCATCCGTCTCTCCTCTGCGGCGGATCGGGACGGCCCTGCTCAGGCGCCGTGCCGGTCCCCATTTTCTCGGATGTGGGGAATTGGTTCGGACCGGGGCCGGTCCGCGACCCAGGATGTATTGTTCCAGGGCTTTGGCAACAAGAGGGCAACACCCGCAAAGCGGCCCCTCTTCGCGCGCTCCCCGCGAGTCAGCCCCCCGGATTCCGCCGGGAAACCGCCGGTCCGGGCCGGGGCGGCACCCCGGAAGGCGGGGAAAGGGCCATGCCGGGCCCGGCCTCGCGGAACAGGTAGAGGACGCGCTTGCCGTTCCGCGGGTCCCGCGCCTCCCCCACCGGGCGGAAGCCCAGCCTCGCATGGAAGGCGAGGCTGCCGGGGTTGGGCGGGTCCAGGTTGACCTCGCAGGCCAGCCCGCCGCGTCCGGAGGCCAGCACGGCCGCCGCCAGATCCTCGTAGAGGCGGCGGGCGATGCCCTGGCCGCGGGCGGCGGCGGCGACGGCCACGCGATCGACATAGACCGCGCCCCGCCGGTGGCGACGCACCCAGCCATGGTTCGGCCCGCGCAGGGGCAGGCCGCCGAAGGCGAGGAGGAAGCCCAGGCACCTCCCCCCATCCTCCACCGCGGCACGGGCGCGGAAGGCGCCCCGGGCCAGCGCCGCGAAGCCCGCCTCCCCGACCGCGTTCAGCTCCGCCGCATGGGCGTCGTTCAGCGCGGCCAGAACGGGGATGTCGGCGGCCCGGATGTCGCGGAGGCGGATCAGCCCGGCTTGCCCGCGACCACCACCATGGCGGGGCGGAGCAGGCGGCCGTTCAGCGTCCAGGCGGGGGTCCAGGCCTGGATCACCGTGCCCGGCTCCACGCCCGGCGGGGCGGGCTGCTCGGCCATGGCCTGGTGCAGCGCCGGGTCGAAGGGCTGGCCGGCCGCCTCCACGCGCTGCACCCCATGCCGCTCCAGGATGGAGAGGAAGGAGCGTTCCACGCCCTCGAAGCCGCCGCGCAGCTTGCTCAGCAGCTCAGGCTCGCCCGGCTCGGGCTGCGGCAGGGCGTCGAGGCCCCGGCGCAGGTTGTCGGCGGCCTCGGCGACGTCGGTGGCGAATTTCTGGATGGCGAAGTTGCGGGCGTCCTCCACCTCCTTGCGCTGGCGGTTGCGGGTGTTCTGGGCCTCGGCCTCCGCCCGCATCCACTTGTCGCGCAGGGCGGCCAGCTCCTCCTCCAGCGCCGCGACGCGCTCCGATTCCGGCTGGGGCGCGAAGGCTTCCACCGTCTCCCCGGCCTCCGGGGCGGTGCCCTGGGCCGGCGCTTCGTGGGCAGGAATGGCGATGTCGTCCTCGGGGTGGGCCGGGCCGGGCCGCTCAGCCTCGGAAGGGTGCTTCCAGTTCGAATTGTTCATGAAGAATCCAAGTCATCCGTGTGGGGCACCGGTCCATGCGGGACCGGAAACATGTCCCGTCCCACCTAGGGTCCGGAAGCCTTCGCGGCAAGGCACGGGCTTGGCGGAGCGGGGTGGCGGGCTCATCTTCCTGGTCCGCATGACCGAGCCTTCCCCCGAGATTTCCCCGATGGCCGAGCAGATCGAGGCGAGGCTGGAGCGCCTGGACCTCGACCCCGCCAGCGCCACGAAGAAGGCGGG
Protein-coding regions in this window:
- a CDS encoding 4Fe-4S dicluster domain-containing protein, with the translated sequence MLPLPPLNGISAEAREGGPVMSRRRAGLALLGTALGLTACGEPAEEIVPYVEQPENVVPGVPMRYATALTLNGYARGVIATCFEGRPVKLEGNAAHPGSLGGTDAFTEAAILSLYDPDRSRAVRQGIRIAPREALFSALLPQLRKAEARGGAGLHLLTGHLTSPTLLRLIGELRARFPGLRWHAHEPAGEENARAGAALAFGRPLDALPRLDRATTILALDADPLGPGPDQPRHARGFARHRQARGGRGEDFSRLYVAESVPSLTGAKADHRLALPPAGLRDLAIALAAGLGAPLEAPALDPAMARWLEAALADLRARPGEGLVLAGPWQPPEVQALVHWANHRLGAPVEYREPLGAQAPEDLAALAEALRDGSAETLLILDRNPAYDAPADLGFAEALGKSGAFTLHLGGSFDETAAACRWHVPMTHPLEDWGDARATDGTVNLAQPLIKPLHDTVSPVQALAALLGRLGSDPQAELRATWQGVVPEAEFETWWRQALHDGVVPDSAPAPVMPPEPRLPELRAMPLEAGLVLALRPDPACWDGRFANNAWLQECPKPLTRQVWGNALLLAPEEARRRGLEAGDMVALDWRGRHLEAPALPLPGMAPGVAALSLGHGRQRAGSIGDGLGANAYALRDSAAPWGGAGLALAKTGHRGEVLRPLDAHGLEGDRHSLFRAFGLGELAGREAPPQATPPSLLPGNRPTGARAESVPASHPQWAMVIDTTLCIGCNACVIACQAENSVPVVGPEEVARGRHMAWLRVDTYWQSEAEADPRPGFQPVPCMHCEQAPCEPVCPVAASVHDSEGLNVQVYNRCIGTRFCQGNCPYKVRRFNFFGYNDGQEYKNLGDPVVAAQHNPEVTVRARGVMEKCTYCTQRISAARRAAEKEDRPLHADEVRTACQNACPAQAISFGDLTAAGSAVAALRREPQHYALLGELGTRPRTTYLGAVRNAHPGLEDGA
- a CDS encoding GNAT family N-acetyltransferase — encoded protein: MEDGGRCLGFLLAFGGLPLRGPNHGWVRRHRRGAVYVDRVAVAAAARGQGIARRLYEDLAAAVLASGRGGLACEVNLDPPNPGSLAFHARLGFRPVGEARDPRNGKRVLYLFREAGPGMALSPPSGVPPRPGPAVSRRNPGG
- a CDS encoding nucleotide exchange factor GrpE; this translates as MNNSNWKHPSEAERPGPAHPEDDIAIPAHEAPAQGTAPEAGETVEAFAPQPESERVAALEEELAALRDKWMRAEAEAQNTRNRQRKEVEDARNFAIQKFATDVAEAADNLRRGLDALPQPEPGEPELLSKLRGGFEGVERSFLSILERHGVQRVEAAGQPFDPALHQAMAEQPAPPGVEPGTVIQAWTPAWTLNGRLLRPAMVVVAGKPG
- the dnaJ gene encoding molecular chaperone DnaJ: MAKRDYYEILGCARDAGEDELKKAYRKLAMKYHPDRNQGDKSAETRFKELNEAYDVLKDAEKRAAYDRYGHAAFEGGGGGGAGGFGGGFSGSPFEDIFEQMFGANFGGGAGGARGRGGAAAGRGSDLRTSIEITLEEAFAGVKKTIRVPSSVACEACDGSGAEGGKASVQTCATCHGAGKVRAQQGFFLVERTCPTCGGTGRTVKNPCKVCQGAGRVQRDRTLNVTVPAGVEDGTRIRLSGEGEAGLRGAPSGDLYVDIGVRTHPLFVRDGNNIFVRVPLRMTQAALGGAVEVPTIDGGRARVTIPQGTQAGDQFRLRGKGFSVLRSAARGDMYVQVSVETPQNLSPRQRELLEQFEAEAREGDRSSPESEGFFAKVKEFWDGLGR
- a CDS encoding cytochrome c3 family protein codes for the protein MPQIFSPQADTLARAGLLSVLLSILGGLGLLLWLPFTAHVTRQDLVVEQPVQFSHAHHVGSLGLDCRYCHTTVAESRFAGMPPTETCMTCHSQIWTDAAILAPVRESLAKHVPIAWQRVHRLPDYVFFDHSVHVRNGVGCATCHGEIDRMPQVRQVAPLTMGWCLDCHRDPAPNLRPEDAITRMDWTPPADRRRQGEALIRHYMIQTEGLTECSRCHR
- a CDS encoding GDSL-type esterase/lipase family protein, coding for MKRRTLALGAPGLILAATGVAEAQGSVSGNPPAPRPDAARPASAALPAPPVAGGAGSWVTSWAASVQGPYPAGNPSAQPDQRFAIPEPAQGLRDQTLRLVLRPTVWGSQARLRFSNAFGTRPLRIEDVHAGLQLGGAALLPGSNRPVRFGGETGVTIPPGGQAWSDPVALSLPGDAASPLLAGRKLAVSLHLPGQTGPMTWHAKAMQTSYLSPPGAGSRGAEEGEAAFPYSVASWFFLDAVDMAAPAGTPVVVCLGDSITDGTASTMNGDDRWPDVLWRRLAAASERPVAVVNAGIGGNQVAGPPEYGPEKPFAGGPSALSRLERDVISLSGVTAVIWLEGINDFSRNGNASLDTVRDAMREGVRRLRAGIPGLRVIGATLPSALGSSSAAHGHAEQDEKRRGLNAFIRDSGLFDAVADFERVTLDPATGGLRPEMVPESTTGGPGDKLHPNRAGYLAMGTSIAPELLLPKR
- the purU gene encoding formyltetrahydrofolate deformylase: MTATQYILTLSCPNRPGIVAAVAGCIFEHGGNIREAQQYDDTESTRFFARITLDHPEDRLDLAALRQGFGKVAERFGMSWSLRDRGERQRVMLLVSRFDHCLADILYRWRIGELPMTPTAIVSNHPRETYAHLDFTGIPFHHLPVTKANKREQEERIWSLVRETGTDLVVLARYMQILSDDLAGKLAGRCINIHHSFLPGFKGARPYHQAHARGVKLIGATAHYVTADLDEGPIIEQDVERISHNDTPEDLIRQGRDIERRVLSRALLWQLEGRILLNGSRTVVFRD
- a CDS encoding META domain-containing protein, coding for MTNRSMPRGRAAFLAVAASGLLGLAACAAPPSGTTQSGTTPPGAQAGSATSPGARPVAATPDQPLEGVAWRLTQLDGQPVPPAQDQRAPYLQFDAQNKRVSGSGGCNRLTGAYLSGPGTLRIGPVASTRMACLGQGAGQRETRFFAVLEATTGYRITGRELTLTDGSGQALAVLEEATLR